In a genomic window of Scyliorhinus torazame isolate Kashiwa2021f chromosome 5, sScyTor2.1, whole genome shotgun sequence:
- the LOC140419605 gene encoding uncharacterized protein codes for MEGKSIVHSGEKPYTCCVYGRGFARSSGLTSHKCSHTEEKLWKCANCGKGFTSPSKLETHRRIHTGVRPFTCSKCGKGFTRSSTLYRHQQVHTGERPFTCSECGKGFTESSTLSRHQRIHTGERPFTCSKCGKGFTESSALRKHQRIHTGERPFTCSKCGKGFTESSALRKHQRVHTGERPFTCPQCGKGFTESSNLSTHQRVHTGERPFTCSECGKGFTVSTNLLRHQRVHTDERPFQCPDCGKCYKSSGDLMSHQHVHTDERPFRCSHCGTRFRRSSNLTVHQRIHTGERPFACSKCGKGFIQSSDLQKHQRVHTGERPFACAQCGKGFTQSFNLTVHQRIHTGERPFACSECGKGFTTSSHLLKHQRGHK; via the coding sequence atggaaggaaaaagcatcgttcacagtggtgagaaaccgtacacgtgttgtgtgtatgGACGAGGATTtgctcgatcatcaggcctcacaagccacaaatgcagtcacactgaggagaaactgtggaaatgtgcgaactgtgggaaaggattcacatccccatccaagctggaaactcatcgacgtattcacactggggtgagaccattcacctgctccaagtgtgggaagggattcactcggtcatccactCTGTatagacaccagcaggttcacactggggagagaccattcacctgctccgagtgtgggaagggattcactgagtcatccactctgtccagacaccagcgaattcacactggggagagaccattcacctgctccaagtgtgggaagggattcactgagtcatcggccctgcggaaacaccagcgaattcacactggcgagagaccattcacctgttccaagtgtgggaagggattcactgagtcatcagccctgcggaaacaccagcgagttcacactggggagagaccattcacctgcccccagtgtgggaagggattcactgagtcatctaatctgtccacacaccagcgagttcacactggggagagaccattcacctgctcagagtgtgggaaaggatttactgtttcaaccaacctgctgagacaccagcgagttcacactgatgagagaccgtttcaatgtccagactgcgggaagtgctataaaagttctggggatctgatgagccatcaacacgttcacactgacgagagaccgttcaggtgctctcactgcgggactcggTTTAGGcgatcatctaacctcactgtacatcagcgcattcacactggggagaggccattcgcctgctccaagtgtgggaagggattcattcagtcatccgacctgcagaagcaccagcgagttcacactggggaaaggccattcgccTGCgcccaatgtgggaagggattcactcagtcatttaacctcactgtacatcagcgaattcacactggagagaggccattcgcctgctccgagtgtgggaagggattcaccacttcatcccacctgctgaaacaccaacgaggccacaagtaa